The following coding sequences lie in one Frigoribacterium sp. SL97 genomic window:
- the frr gene encoding ribosome recycling factor — protein MDKALDAAKNDFGTVRTGRINPALFQKIPIDYYGTPTPLAQLASLQVPEARTMIVTPYDKTALKEIEKAIATFPNLGANPTNDGTIVRVTIPELTQERRKEFVKLVRSKGEDAKVQVRNVRRKSKEALDAQKTEVGDDEVARAEKELESITKGYIDSIDDALKKKEAELLEV, from the coding sequence ATGGACAAGGCGCTCGACGCCGCCAAGAACGACTTCGGGACGGTGCGCACCGGCCGCATCAACCCCGCTCTGTTCCAGAAGATCCCGATCGACTACTACGGGACCCCGACCCCGCTGGCCCAGCTCGCCTCGCTGCAGGTGCCCGAGGCGCGCACCATGATCGTCACCCCCTACGACAAGACGGCCCTCAAAGAGATCGAGAAGGCCATCGCGACCTTCCCGAACCTCGGGGCCAACCCGACGAACGACGGCACGATCGTCCGAGTCACCATCCCCGAGCTGACGCAAGAGCGTCGCAAAGAGTTCGTCAAGCTCGTGCGCAGCAAGGGCGAGGACGCCAAGGTGCAGGTGCGCAACGTCCGTCGCAAGTCGAAAGAGGCGCTCGACGCCCAGAAGACCGAGGTCGGCGACGACGAGGTCGCTCGTGCCGAGAAAGAGCTCGAGTCGATCACCAAGGGGTACATCGACTCCATCGACGACGCGTTGAAGAAGAAAGAAGCGGAGCTGCTCGAGGTCTGA
- a CDS encoding alpha/beta hydrolase, whose protein sequence is MTTPDADALEIRGGVLLPARREDVELHTGDGLTLVGELSLPADREPVGTIVALHPLPTAGGFMDSHVIRKAAARLPALADLAVLRFNFRGVSSPRGRSEGEFGEGVAEAADLAAAVAFVGDRGLPTPWLVGWSFGTEVALKHGLDVEVAGVVLLSPPLHRTSDAELGAWHDSGRAVVAVVPEFDDYLRPDEARRRFALVPEAEVVAVEGGKHLWVGEKQTSRVLTEIVRRVAPGALPLPSTWPPRAS, encoded by the coding sequence GTGACGACCCCCGACGCCGACGCTCTCGAGATCCGCGGGGGCGTCCTGCTGCCCGCGCGGCGTGAGGACGTCGAACTGCACACCGGCGACGGGCTGACCCTGGTGGGCGAGCTGAGCCTCCCGGCGGACCGCGAGCCCGTCGGCACGATCGTCGCGTTGCACCCTCTGCCCACCGCCGGCGGGTTCATGGACTCCCACGTCATCAGGAAGGCCGCGGCCCGTCTTCCGGCCCTGGCCGACCTCGCCGTGCTCAGGTTCAACTTCCGCGGGGTGTCGTCTCCGCGAGGTCGGTCCGAGGGTGAGTTCGGCGAGGGGGTGGCCGAAGCGGCCGACCTCGCCGCCGCCGTGGCCTTCGTGGGCGATCGCGGTCTGCCCACCCCGTGGTTGGTGGGTTGGTCGTTCGGCACCGAAGTCGCCCTGAAGCACGGCCTCGACGTCGAGGTGGCCGGCGTCGTGCTGCTGTCCCCACCACTGCACCGCACGTCCGACGCCGAACTCGGGGCGTGGCACGACTCCGGGCGGGCCGTGGTGGCCGTCGTGCCCGAGTTCGACGACTACCTGCGTCCCGACGAGGCGCGACGTCGCTTCGCCCTCGTTCCCGAGGCCGAGGTGGTCGCCGTCGAGGGAGGCAAGCACCTCTGGGTCGGCGAGAAGCAGACCAGTCGCGTGCTGACCGAGATCGTCCGTCGGGTCGCGCCCGGTGCCCTGCCGCTGCCGTCCACCTGGCCGCCCCGCGCCTCCTGA
- a CDS encoding DivIVA domain-containing protein, which produces MAADEADFGIELRGYRKDEVDRVLGDLRRELIKANADRADRASEVAFLQQRVDEIRAELEEAGTPTYSGLGSKLEQTLRLAEQQSTLVISQADIDAEALRSSSTAEAKRLLDDASERATSVLDDARGRAAAQVAESTADADRLVARAKAEARDLLQEAQRDAISIRGSSATEAAQNVSTARREAAALRAEVEHEVAEQRAAVARDLAEARDEADTLAADTREARAVFESDSGRHRADLEREGVTVRAELARLDETTRADLDAEVGARRAELDREITAARAELADDVAAQRAELERDVAAARAELAHEVAETRALLARDVDATRADLTDEVESTRVELEREIATGRDRLAAEIAQARAELEKEVGDARTELDRETRRRRDELDLAETTSRERIARITVETDERLTRESEAQADRLAREDADRRAELATEIEQARAELAAETVEARAALADETEAQRARLAADDVRVRAGLEADRERAVADLRRDVDQGRADLEVELLARRDEAEVELTQRHQHAVAETQELLDAAAEQLAEATRRATEVRREADDLERTALEYARTTRTDADETAHEVLTNADERSRSILADAQQRADDLIGDAEERLAEITAERDAVAEYFENLRGMIGQVGGGTSE; this is translated from the coding sequence GTGGCTGCTGACGAAGCCGATTTCGGCATCGAACTCCGGGGCTACCGCAAGGACGAGGTCGACCGCGTGCTCGGCGACCTGCGGCGGGAGCTCATCAAGGCCAACGCCGACCGGGCCGACCGGGCGAGCGAGGTCGCGTTCCTCCAGCAGCGGGTGGACGAGATCCGTGCCGAGCTCGAAGAGGCCGGCACCCCCACGTACTCCGGTCTCGGCAGCAAGCTCGAGCAGACCCTGCGTCTGGCCGAACAGCAGTCCACCCTGGTGATCAGCCAGGCCGACATCGACGCCGAGGCCCTGCGCTCGTCCTCGACGGCCGAGGCGAAGCGCCTGCTGGACGACGCGAGCGAACGGGCCACGTCCGTGCTCGACGACGCCCGGGGCCGCGCCGCGGCGCAGGTCGCCGAGTCCACCGCCGACGCCGACCGTCTGGTCGCACGCGCCAAGGCCGAAGCACGCGACCTGCTGCAAGAGGCCCAGCGCGACGCCATCTCGATCCGCGGCTCGTCCGCCACCGAGGCGGCCCAGAACGTCTCGACGGCTCGACGCGAGGCAGCCGCGCTGCGTGCCGAGGTCGAGCACGAAGTCGCCGAGCAGCGGGCCGCCGTCGCCCGCGACCTCGCCGAGGCCCGCGACGAGGCCGACACCCTCGCCGCCGACACGCGCGAGGCCCGAGCCGTCTTCGAGAGCGACTCCGGGCGGCATCGCGCCGACCTCGAGCGCGAGGGCGTCACCGTCCGCGCCGAGCTGGCCCGACTCGACGAGACCACCCGCGCCGACCTCGACGCCGAGGTCGGCGCCCGCCGCGCCGAACTCGACCGCGAGATCACGGCCGCCCGCGCCGAGCTGGCCGACGACGTCGCGGCCCAGCGCGCCGAACTCGAACGCGACGTCGCCGCGGCCCGTGCCGAGCTCGCCCACGAGGTCGCCGAGACCCGCGCGCTCCTCGCCCGCGACGTCGACGCCACCCGTGCCGACCTCACCGACGAGGTCGAATCCACCCGGGTCGAGCTCGAGCGCGAGATCGCGACCGGTCGTGACCGCCTCGCGGCCGAGATCGCACAGGCCCGTGCCGAACTCGAGAAAGAGGTCGGCGACGCCCGCACCGAGCTCGACCGCGAGACCCGGCGCCGGCGCGACGAACTCGACCTCGCCGAGACCACGTCACGCGAACGCATCGCGCGCATCACCGTCGAGACCGACGAGCGCCTCACCCGCGAGAGCGAGGCGCAGGCCGACCGTCTCGCCCGCGAGGACGCCGACCGGCGGGCCGAACTCGCGACCGAGATCGAGCAGGCACGCGCCGAACTCGCCGCCGAGACCGTCGAGGCCCGCGCCGCCCTGGCGGACGAGACCGAGGCCCAGCGCGCCCGCCTGGCCGCCGACGACGTCCGGGTCCGCGCCGGGCTCGAGGCCGACCGCGAACGGGCCGTCGCCGACCTGCGCCGCGACGTCGACCAGGGGCGCGCCGACCTCGAGGTCGAGCTGCTGGCCCGTCGCGACGAGGCCGAGGTCGAGCTCACGCAGCGACACCAGCACGCCGTCGCCGAGACCCAGGAGCTGCTCGACGCGGCGGCCGAGCAGCTCGCCGAGGCCACCCGTCGTGCCACCGAGGTCCGGCGCGAGGCCGACGACCTCGAACGCACCGCGCTCGAGTACGCCCGCACCACCCGGACGGACGCCGACGAGACGGCCCACGAGGTGCTCACCAACGCCGACGAACGCTCACGGTCGATCCTGGCCGATGCCCAGCAGCGGGCCGACGACCTCATCGGCGACGCCGAAGAACGCCTGGCCGAGATCACGGCCGAACGCGACGCCGTCGCGGAGTACTTCGAGAACCTGCGTGGCATGATCGGACAAGTCGGCGGCGGTACGTCAGAGTAG
- the pyrH gene encoding UMP kinase: protein MTSETTGRRRVLLKLSGEAFGGGQLGVNPDVVGSIAREIADAATDVEIAIVVGGGNFFRGAELSQRGMDRGRADYMGMLGTVMNALALQDFLEQAGAATRVQSAIAMTQVAEPYIPRRAERHLEKGRVVIFGAGAGLPYFSTDTVSAQRALEIGASEVLVAKNGVDGVYSADPRHDPSAVKLDQLTYQEALMQGLKVVDSTAFSLCMDNGMPMHVFGMEGEGNIARAIRGERIGTIVSN, encoded by the coding sequence ATGACATCGGAAACGACCGGACGACGACGCGTCCTGCTGAAGCTCTCGGGTGAGGCCTTCGGCGGCGGCCAGCTCGGCGTGAACCCCGACGTGGTCGGCTCCATCGCCCGTGAGATCGCCGACGCGGCGACCGACGTCGAGATCGCCATCGTGGTAGGTGGCGGCAACTTCTTCCGCGGTGCCGAACTCAGTCAGCGCGGCATGGACCGGGGCCGGGCCGACTACATGGGCATGCTGGGCACCGTCATGAACGCCCTCGCCCTCCAGGACTTCCTCGAGCAGGCCGGCGCTGCCACCCGCGTCCAGTCCGCCATCGCGATGACCCAGGTCGCCGAGCCGTACATCCCCCGTCGCGCCGAGCGGCACCTCGAGAAGGGGCGCGTCGTCATCTTCGGTGCCGGCGCCGGCCTGCCGTACTTCTCGACCGACACCGTCTCGGCCCAGCGAGCCCTCGAGATCGGGGCCTCCGAGGTGCTCGTCGCCAAGAACGGCGTGGACGGCGTCTACTCGGCCGACCCCCGGCACGACCCGTCGGCGGTCAAGCTCGACCAGCTCACGTACCAAGAGGCGCTGATGCAGGGGCTCAAGGTCGTCGACTCGACCGCCTTCAGTCTCTGCATGGACAACGGCATGCCCATGCACGTGTTCGGCATGGAAGGCGAGGGCAACATCGCCCGCGCCATCCGCGGCGAACGCATCGGAACAATCGTCAGCAACTAG
- the rpsB gene encoding 30S ribosomal protein S2, translating to MAVVTIRQLLDSGVHFGHQTRRWNPKVKRFILAERSGIHIIDLQQSLGYIDKAYDFVKETVAHGGTILFVGTKKQAQGSIAEQANRVGQPFVNQRWLGGLLTNFQTVSKRLARMKELEDIDFDDTTQGFTKKELLIKKRELDKLHKTLGGIRNLTKTPSALWVVDTKKEHLAIDEAKKLGIPVIGILDTNCDPDEINFPIPGNDDAIRSVGLLTRIVADAAAEGLVQRHQKPEDADQPVEPMAEWEAELLAQGEAKAADAAAEAPAAEAPVAEAPVEENDADAQVAAKPLGEPVVEPVAEATEATAAEPADADSK from the coding sequence ATGGCCGTCGTCACCATCCGCCAGCTGCTCGACAGCGGCGTCCACTTCGGACACCAGACCCGCCGCTGGAACCCGAAGGTGAAGCGCTTCATCCTCGCCGAGCGCTCGGGCATCCACATCATCGACCTGCAGCAGTCGCTCGGCTACATCGACAAGGCGTACGACTTCGTCAAGGAGACCGTCGCACACGGCGGCACCATCCTCTTCGTCGGCACGAAGAAGCAGGCCCAGGGCTCCATCGCCGAGCAGGCGAACCGCGTCGGCCAGCCCTTCGTCAACCAGCGCTGGCTCGGTGGCCTCCTGACCAACTTCCAGACGGTCTCGAAGCGCCTCGCCCGCATGAAAGAGCTCGAGGACATCGACTTCGACGACACCACGCAGGGCTTCACCAAGAAAGAACTGCTGATCAAGAAGCGTGAGCTCGACAAGCTCCACAAGACGCTCGGCGGAATCCGCAACCTCACCAAGACGCCGTCCGCCCTCTGGGTCGTCGACACCAAGAAAGAGCACCTCGCGATCGACGAGGCCAAGAAGCTGGGCATCCCGGTCATCGGCATCCTCGACACGAACTGCGACCCCGACGAGATCAACTTCCCGATCCCGGGCAACGACGACGCCATCCGTTCCGTCGGCCTGCTGACGCGCATCGTCGCCGACGCTGCCGCCGAGGGTCTGGTGCAGCGTCACCAGAAGCCCGAGGACGCCGACCAGCCCGTCGAGCCCATGGCCGAATGGGAGGCCGAGCTGCTCGCGCAGGGCGAGGCCAAGGCCGCCGACGCCGCCGCCGAGGCACCTGCTGCCGAGGCCCCCGTGGCCGAGGCCCCCGTCGAGGAGAACGACGCCGACGCGCAGGTCGCCGCGAAGCCCCTGGGCGAGCCGGTCGTCGAGCCCGTCGCCGAGGCGACCGAGGCCACCGCGGCCGAGCCGGCCGACGCCGACTCGAAGTAG
- a CDS encoding phosphatidate cytidylyltransferase, whose product MRQRPDGAGPDDSSPAQKSTLGSRRADFDARAQAARHDIESQLRAGKARLDSRNEKLTARTGRNLPAAIAVGVLLGAAVLLSLIFVKAFFIIVAAALIGSLCFELASALRFAGRDVPRLPSVLAGVAVVPAAFYGGAGGQWAALVGGIVVVSVWRLVETARPSHRAGASALGRDLGAGAFVQIYCSFLGSFMALMAARPDGQWWTLSALIVVIAVDTGAYATGLNFGKHPMAPRISPKKTWEGFAGSVAASLIAAVLLSVFLLDEPWWFGLVFGGVIIVTATIGDLSESLIKRDLGIKDISTWLPGHGGFLDRLDSTLPSAAAAYALYLLFA is encoded by the coding sequence ATGAGACAGCGACCCGACGGCGCCGGCCCCGACGACTCGTCACCGGCTCAGAAGAGCACTCTCGGTAGTCGCCGGGCCGACTTCGACGCTCGAGCGCAAGCGGCCCGCCACGACATCGAGAGCCAACTGCGGGCAGGCAAGGCGCGCCTCGACTCGCGCAACGAGAAGTTGACGGCGCGCACCGGTCGCAACCTTCCGGCCGCCATCGCCGTGGGTGTCCTGCTCGGGGCCGCGGTCTTGTTGAGCCTGATCTTCGTCAAGGCGTTCTTCATCATCGTGGCGGCGGCCCTGATCGGTTCGTTGTGCTTCGAACTCGCCAGTGCCCTGCGCTTCGCCGGGCGCGACGTGCCCCGCCTCCCGAGCGTCCTCGCCGGCGTGGCCGTGGTCCCCGCGGCCTTCTACGGCGGAGCCGGCGGCCAGTGGGCCGCTCTGGTGGGCGGCATCGTCGTCGTCTCCGTGTGGCGCCTCGTCGAGACGGCCCGTCCGTCGCACCGAGCCGGCGCCTCCGCGCTGGGTCGTGATCTCGGTGCCGGTGCGTTCGTCCAGATCTACTGCTCGTTCCTCGGCAGCTTCATGGCCCTCATGGCTGCTCGACCCGACGGCCAGTGGTGGACCCTGTCGGCTCTCATCGTCGTGATCGCGGTCGACACCGGTGCCTACGCGACCGGCCTGAACTTCGGCAAGCACCCGATGGCGCCCCGCATCAGTCCCAAGAAGACCTGGGAGGGCTTCGCCGGTTCGGTGGCCGCCAGCCTCATCGCGGCCGTGCTGTTGTCGGTCTTCCTGCTCGACGAGCCGTGGTGGTTCGGTCTCGTCTTCGGTGGCGTCATCATCGTGACCGCCACCATCGGCGATCTGTCCGAATCCCTCATCAAGCGCGACCTGGGCATCAAAGACATCAGCACCTGGCTTCCCGGACACGGCGGGTTCCTCGACCGGCTCGACAGCACGTTGCCCTCGGCCGCCGCGGCCTACGCCCTGTACCTCCTCTTCGCGTGA
- a CDS encoding sugar porter family MFS transporter, whose translation MSNTTATTKSLNRRVTALAVAAAIGGFLFGFDSSVINGAVQSITDEFGLTEFASGFAVASALIGCAIGAYVAGRLADKMGRIKVMLIGAGLFLISSIGAAAAFAVWDLVLWRVIGGLGIGIASVIAPAYISEVSPKAIRGRLASFQQLAITLGIFAALLSDQLFAVTAGGASEPSLFGLAAWRWMFLVGIVPSVVYGILAWRLPESPRYLAGDGREAEAKKVLQTIVPAETVETSLKEITDSIRTEAELEKKSSIRGTRFGLQPIVWVGIILAVLQQFVGINVIFYYSTTLWQAVGFQEEDSFLISTITAVVNVAVTFIAIGLVDKVGRRPMLLTGSIGMFVSLAVTALAFSQATTSASGDPSLPGAWGPVALVAANLFVVSFGATWGPLMWVLLGEMFPNSIRATALGVGSMANWIANFIVTVSFPTLAALSLTLSYGIFAFFALVSFFFVLAKIPETKGRSLEEMGTSAVQADAGRSAKA comes from the coding sequence GTGTCGAACACCACTGCAACGACGAAGAGCTTGAACAGGCGGGTGACCGCGCTGGCCGTGGCGGCGGCCATCGGCGGGTTCCTGTTCGGTTTCGACTCGTCCGTCATCAACGGCGCGGTCCAGTCGATCACCGACGAGTTCGGTCTCACCGAGTTCGCCTCGGGCTTCGCGGTCGCCTCGGCCCTGATCGGTTGTGCCATCGGTGCCTACGTCGCCGGCCGCCTCGCCGACAAGATGGGTCGCATCAAGGTGATGCTGATCGGTGCCGGTCTGTTCCTGATCAGCTCGATCGGTGCGGCCGCGGCCTTCGCCGTCTGGGACCTCGTCCTCTGGCGCGTCATCGGCGGCCTCGGCATCGGCATCGCGTCGGTCATCGCGCCCGCCTACATCAGCGAGGTGTCGCCCAAGGCGATCCGCGGTCGCCTGGCGTCGTTCCAGCAACTCGCCATCACCCTCGGCATCTTCGCCGCCCTGCTGTCGGACCAGCTCTTCGCGGTCACGGCGGGTGGCGCATCCGAGCCGTCGCTCTTCGGCCTCGCCGCGTGGCGCTGGATGTTCCTGGTAGGAATCGTCCCGTCGGTCGTCTACGGAATCCTGGCCTGGCGTCTGCCCGAGTCGCCGCGGTACCTCGCCGGTGACGGACGCGAGGCCGAGGCCAAGAAGGTCCTACAGACGATCGTCCCGGCAGAGACGGTCGAGACGAGCCTGAAGGAGATCACGGACTCGATCCGCACCGAGGCAGAGCTCGAGAAGAAATCGTCGATCCGCGGCACCCGCTTCGGCCTCCAGCCCATCGTCTGGGTCGGGATCATCCTCGCCGTGCTGCAGCAGTTCGTCGGCATCAACGTGATCTTCTACTACTCGACCACCCTCTGGCAGGCCGTCGGCTTCCAGGAAGAGGACTCGTTCCTCATCTCGACCATCACCGCGGTCGTCAACGTCGCGGTCACGTTCATCGCGATCGGGCTCGTCGACAAGGTCGGCCGTCGGCCCATGCTGCTCACCGGCTCCATCGGCATGTTCGTCAGCCTCGCCGTCACCGCCCTGGCCTTCAGCCAGGCGACCACCTCGGCGAGCGGCGACCCGTCGCTGCCCGGCGCCTGGGGCCCCGTGGCCCTCGTCGCGGCCAACCTCTTCGTCGTGTCGTTCGGTGCCACGTGGGGCCCGCTCATGTGGGTGCTGCTCGGCGAGATGTTCCCCAACAGCATCCGTGCCACGGCACTCGGCGTGGGCAGCATGGCCAACTGGATCGCCAACTTCATCGTGACGGTGTCGTTCCCCACCCTCGCCGCACTCAGCCTCACGCTGTCGTACGGCATCTTCGCGTTCTTTGCGCTCGTGTCGTTCTTCTTCGTGCTGGCGAAGATCCCCGAGACGAAGGGGCGCTCGCTCGAGGAGATGGGCACCTCGGCCGTCCAGGCCGATGCGGGGCGGTCGGCGAAGGCCTGA
- a CDS encoding lytic transglycosylase domain-containing protein: MAIPLVGFCASFAFVSASLVNPLAGAEAATTVPGAASVLTAPGQTLTVAGAAVTVADRDAYGVTEYVPPPPPPVVVAETEKPAAPSGATSGSAKKSSSAPVAGTPDPGSAKAVAAELVAARGWGSDQYDCLVSLWQKESSWNVYASNRSSGAYGIPQALPGSKMGSVGADWQTNPATQITWGLNYIGGRYGNPCGAWAHSVANNWY, translated from the coding sequence GTGGCAATTCCCCTCGTCGGTTTCTGTGCGTCGTTCGCCTTCGTGTCGGCCTCGCTCGTCAACCCCTTGGCCGGTGCCGAGGCCGCGACGACCGTTCCGGGCGCTGCGTCGGTGCTGACGGCCCCCGGTCAGACCCTCACGGTCGCCGGTGCCGCCGTGACCGTCGCCGACCGGGACGCCTACGGCGTGACCGAGTACGTGCCGCCGCCGCCCCCGCCCGTCGTGGTGGCCGAGACCGAGAAGCCCGCGGCCCCGTCGGGTGCGACGTCCGGCTCTGCCAAGAAGTCGTCGTCTGCTCCCGTGGCGGGTACCCCTGACCCGGGCAGCGCGAAGGCTGTCGCCGCCGAACTCGTGGCCGCTCGCGGCTGGGGCTCCGACCAGTACGACTGCCTGGTGTCGCTGTGGCAGAAAGAGTCCAGCTGGAACGTCTACGCGTCCAACCGGTCGAGTGGTGCCTACGGCATTCCCCAGGCCCTGCCGGGTAGCAAGATGGGCTCCGTCGGTGCCGACTGGCAGACCAATCCCGCCACGCAGATCACGTGGGGGCTGAACTACATCGGCGGCCGCTACGGCAACCCCTGCGGTGCTTGGGCCCATTCCGTCGCCAACAACTGGTACTGA
- a CDS encoding AI-2E family transporter — translation MKIHNPFRIGLLAGLGVLVALVIGGAVGQLSTILTYVGAALFISLGLDPVVSWLEKRRVPRGIAIVIVLVAVVGAFVGVVFAIVPVIVQQTTSLIQALTSYLQSVTTQQFVDNLQELVPQNVFDVQDALDSIVDFLTNPDNVVTIGGGVLAVGVAIGNGLFGTVVVVILTIYFTSSINSVKRALYQLVPASKRATFVDISEQISQSVGRYVIGQFTLAALNGILSFVFLTIIGAQQPAVFAFIAFLGSIIPLVGTISGSAIIVLAQIALLPQSPATWVTTAVYYLVYMQVEAYLLSPRIMRRAVRVPGVIVVIAALVGGTLLGVLGALIAIPVAASILLIIREVYVPRQNQL, via the coding sequence GTGAAGATCCACAACCCGTTCCGCATCGGTCTGCTCGCGGGGCTGGGAGTGCTCGTCGCCCTCGTCATCGGGGGTGCCGTCGGCCAGCTCTCGACGATCCTGACCTACGTGGGCGCGGCCCTGTTCATCTCGCTGGGGCTCGACCCGGTCGTCTCGTGGCTCGAGAAGCGTCGGGTGCCCCGGGGCATCGCCATCGTGATCGTCCTCGTGGCCGTGGTGGGCGCCTTCGTGGGCGTCGTCTTCGCGATCGTGCCCGTCATCGTGCAGCAGACCACGAGCCTCATCCAGGCGCTGACGTCGTACCTGCAGAGCGTCACCACCCAGCAGTTCGTCGACAACCTGCAAGAACTCGTCCCCCAGAACGTCTTCGACGTGCAGGACGCGCTCGACTCCATCGTCGACTTCCTGACCAACCCCGACAACGTCGTCACGATCGGCGGCGGGGTCCTCGCCGTCGGCGTCGCGATCGGCAACGGCCTCTTCGGCACGGTCGTCGTGGTCATCCTGACGATCTACTTCACCTCGTCGATCAACAGCGTCAAGCGCGCGCTCTACCAGCTCGTCCCGGCCTCGAAGCGGGCCACGTTCGTCGACATCTCCGAACAGATCAGCCAATCGGTGGGTCGGTACGTCATCGGCCAGTTCACGCTCGCGGCGCTCAACGGCATCCTGAGCTTCGTGTTCCTCACCATCATCGGAGCCCAACAGCCGGCGGTCTTCGCGTTCATCGCGTTCCTGGGGTCGATCATCCCCCTCGTCGGCACCATCAGCGGTTCGGCGATCATCGTGCTGGCACAGATCGCGCTGTTGCCCCAGTCACCGGCCACCTGGGTGACGACAGCCGTCTACTACCTGGTCTACATGCAGGTCGAGGCCTACCTGCTGAGCCCGCGCATCATGCGGCGGGCGGTCCGCGTCCCGGGCGTGATCGTCGTCATCGCGGCCCTCGTCGGTGGCACCCTGCTGGGAGTGCTCGGCGCACTCATCGCCATCCCCGTCGCCGCGTCGATCCTGCTGATCATCCGCGAGGTCTACGTGCCACGCCAGAACCAGCTCTGA
- the tsf gene encoding translation elongation factor Ts, with protein sequence MANYTIADVKILRDRLGAGMVDSKNALEEADGDIEKAVEILRVKGLKGVAKREGRQTTAGLVAAKPGSGYATLIELASETDFVAKNEKFVALADQVLEAVHAGGASSAAEGNAAAIGGQTVEAFVNDEAALMGEKVELRTVNRIEGEQFAIYLHKTSKDLPPQVGVVVGYTGDDAETARSIAQHIAFAAPTYLSRDDVPTEQVDKERAIVEETAKNEGKPEAALPKIIEGRLTGFFKEIALLDQAYAKDNKLSVAKVVAEAGLTITGFARIKVGA encoded by the coding sequence ATGGCCAACTACACCATCGCTGACGTCAAGATCCTCCGTGACCGCCTCGGCGCGGGCATGGTCGACAGCAAGAACGCCCTCGAAGAAGCCGACGGCGACATCGAGAAGGCCGTCGAGATCCTCCGCGTCAAGGGACTGAAGGGCGTCGCCAAGCGCGAGGGCCGTCAGACCACCGCGGGTCTCGTCGCCGCCAAGCCCGGTTCGGGGTACGCCACGCTGATCGAGCTCGCCAGCGAGACCGACTTCGTCGCGAAGAACGAGAAGTTCGTCGCCCTGGCCGACCAGGTCCTCGAGGCGGTGCACGCGGGCGGAGCCTCCAGTGCCGCCGAGGGCAACGCCGCCGCGATCGGCGGCCAGACCGTCGAGGCCTTCGTCAACGACGAGGCCGCGCTCATGGGCGAGAAGGTCGAACTGCGCACCGTCAACCGCATCGAGGGCGAGCAGTTCGCCATCTACCTGCACAAGACCTCGAAGGACCTGCCCCCGCAGGTCGGCGTGGTCGTGGGCTACACGGGTGACGACGCCGAGACCGCTCGGTCGATCGCTCAGCACATCGCCTTCGCCGCGCCGACGTACCTGTCGCGCGACGACGTGCCGACCGAGCAGGTCGACAAGGAGCGAGCCATCGTCGAGGAGACCGCGAAGAACGAGGGCAAGCCGGAAGCGGCCCTGCCCAAGATCATCGAGGGACGCCTCACCGGCTTCTTCAAGGAGATCGCCCTGCTCGACCAGGCCTACGCGAAGGACAACAAGTTGTCCGTCGCCAAGGTGGTCGCCGAGGCCGGACTGACGATCACGGGCTTCGCCCGCATCAAGGTCGGCGCCTAG
- a CDS encoding DivIVA domain-containing protein, with the protein MVAVSSTFPIVPKGKRGYDVDEVDAFLVEARKAYAGETGLGIDSARIRRTAFGLTKNGYSTAHVDAALERLEDAFASRERERAVSSGAESTWFSTARSGAEDIVARLERPQGHRFDRVGILTTGYHPRDVDRLTRRLHGYFTDGRPLSIDDVRASVFRAKRGGYRESQVDLVLDTVVDVMLAVR; encoded by the coding sequence ATGGTGGCCGTGAGCAGCACATTCCCGATCGTTCCCAAGGGCAAGCGGGGTTACGACGTCGACGAGGTCGACGCGTTCCTGGTCGAGGCCCGGAAGGCCTACGCCGGCGAGACCGGCCTCGGCATCGACTCCGCCCGCATCCGACGCACGGCCTTCGGGTTGACCAAGAACGGGTACTCGACGGCACACGTCGACGCCGCGCTCGAACGTCTCGAGGACGCCTTCGCCAGTCGGGAGCGCGAACGGGCCGTCTCGTCGGGCGCCGAGTCGACCTGGTTCTCGACCGCGCGCTCCGGGGCGGAAGACATCGTGGCCCGTCTCGAGCGACCGCAGGGCCACCGCTTCGACAGGGTGGGCATCCTCACGACCGGCTACCACCCGCGAGACGTCGACCGCCTCACCCGGCGGCTGCACGGCTACTTCACCGACGGCCGCCCCCTCAGCATCGACGACGTCCGGGCTTCGGTCTTCCGGGCGAAGCGCGGCGGTTACCGCGAGAGCCAGGTCGACCTGGTGCTCGACACGGTGGTCGACGTCATGCTGGCCGTCCGCTGA